Proteins from a genomic interval of Helicoverpa zea isolate HzStark_Cry1AcR chromosome 13, ilHelZeax1.1, whole genome shotgun sequence:
- the LOC124636013 gene encoding uncharacterized protein LOC124636013, with product MCDFRTYSHELLTEFIEAFRNNSCLWKIRSNEYKDKYLKLQGYLNLLEIIRKVERDATIENVKKKINSLRAGFRKEHKKVQDSKKTGSGTDPDLIMSTIGDVPSPATSVASSARRKRHGNTAIEDTISRHEYDAIGKNVAMKLRNMTAIQQGIAEKLINEVIFLGRFEKLTFNTSIHNPVPVQVPQRPLIHMPAVPLQLQETQALKLTQDSQTISIPDTLVEYLNFNNNN from the exons ATGTGTGATTTTCGAACTTATTCGCATGAACTGCTAACGGAATTTATAGAAGCTTTCCGAAATAACTCTTGTCTTTGGAAAATTAGAAGCAACGAGTACAAAGACAAATATTTGAAGCTTCAAGGTTATCTTAATTTATTAGAAATTATACGGAAGGTAGAAAGAGATGCTACGATTGAGAACGtcaagaaaaaaattaattcattaaggGCTGGGTTCCGTAAAGAACATAAAAAAGTGCAAGATAGTAAGAAGACAGGTTCAGGAACTGACCCTGACCTGATTATG agTACCATTGGCGACGTGCCATCACCTGCAACATCTGTTGCTTCATCTGCACGTCGTAAGCGACACGGCAATACCGCCATTGAAGACACAATATC ACGACATGAATATGATGCTATAGGGAAAAATGTAGCAATGAAACTCCGCAACATGACTGCTATTCAACAAGGCATAGCTGAAAAGCTCATcaatgaagttatttttttggGACGGTTTGAAAAATTAACATTCAATACAAGTATACATAATCCAGTTCCAGTACAGGTACCCCAAAGACCATTGATACACATGCCAGCTGTTCCACTCCAGCTGCAAGAAACACAAGCATTAAAGTTGACACAAGACTCGCAAACTATTAGTATCCCGGACACCCTggttgaatatttaaactttaataataataattaa